The proteins below are encoded in one region of Bacteroides uniformis:
- a CDS encoding polysaccharide biosynthesis protein, with protein MSVFKDKVLLITGGTGSFGNAVLRRFLDSDIKEIRIFSRDEKKQDDMRHRLQNSKVKFYIGNVRNKTSVDIAMRGVDYVFAAAALKQVPSCEFFPMEATRTNVLGTGNVLLSAIEHGVKNVVVLSTDKAAYPINAMGISKALMEKVAIAKGRELGEGAATTICCTRYGNVMASRGSVIPLWVEQMIEGNPITITDPNMTRFMMTLDDAVDLVIYAFTHGHNGDLFVQKAPAATLETLATALKEIYSKVDPKYGDTEVRVIGTRHGEKLYETLVTREEMAKAIDMGNYYRIPCDNRDLNYDKFFSEGDEVVSRIEDYHSHNTQRLDVEGMKKQLMRLRFIQEDLGLIEKAKAREIRSE; from the coding sequence ATGTCAGTATTCAAAGACAAAGTCCTGTTAATTACAGGCGGTACGGGTTCCTTTGGGAATGCTGTGCTACGTCGTTTTCTTGACAGCGACATCAAGGAAATCAGAATTTTCAGTCGTGATGAGAAGAAGCAGGACGATATGCGTCACCGCTTGCAGAATTCTAAGGTGAAGTTCTATATCGGTAATGTCCGCAACAAGACTTCTGTAGATATTGCTATGCGTGGTGTTGACTACGTTTTTGCCGCCGCCGCTCTCAAGCAGGTGCCGAGTTGTGAGTTTTTCCCTATGGAGGCTACTCGCACTAATGTTCTCGGTACTGGAAACGTTCTTCTTTCTGCTATCGAGCATGGGGTAAAAAATGTTGTGGTCCTTTCTACTGATAAGGCAGCTTATCCTATCAATGCTATGGGTATCAGCAAAGCACTTATGGAGAAGGTTGCGATTGCTAAGGGTCGTGAACTTGGCGAGGGTGCGGCTACTACCATTTGTTGTACTCGTTATGGTAACGTTATGGCAAGCCGCGGTTCTGTTATCCCTTTGTGGGTTGAGCAGATGATAGAGGGTAATCCTATTACTATCACTGATCCGAATATGACCCGCTTTATGATGACTCTTGATGATGCTGTTGACTTGGTTATATACGCGTTTACCCATGGTCATAATGGTGATCTTTTTGTCCAAAAGGCTCCTGCCGCTACTTTGGAGACTCTTGCTACCGCACTGAAGGAAATATATTCTAAGGTTGATCCGAAATATGGAGATACTGAGGTTCGCGTTATTGGTACTCGCCACGGTGAGAAACTTTATGAGACTCTTGTCACTCGCGAGGAGATGGCTAAGGCTATTGATATGGGCAATTATTACCGTATTCCTTGTGATAACCGTGACTTAAATTATGACAAGTTCTTCTCTGAGGGTGATGAGGTGGTTTCTCGTATTGAGGATTATCATAGCCACAATACTCAGCGCCTTGATGTTGAGGGTATGAAGAAGCAGTTGATGCGTCTGCGCTTTATTCAGGAGGATTTGGGCTTGATTGAGAAGGCAAAGGCGCGCGAAATCCGTTCCGAATAG